In Oceanispirochaeta sp., the DNA window AGTGGGGCCCAGATGATACCATTTGGTGAATACCAGAATGTCGTCAACGGAAATTTGTCTGCAGTATCACGACCTTTCCTCGGAGAGGGATTCTCTGTTGCTGGATATATGCCTCAGGAGCTAAGAGCGGAAAATATCATCATGGGGGGACTGACCTTCCAACAGAAGATATTGGATCTTCCTTATAGCGTTGGTAATGAATTTTATCTACAGCTTAAAACGAATACAGCGTCTCTGTGGGTGGATTCGGAAGTGGATGAACACAGAGATTCCACTCTCTATCAAGGAGGTTCAATAGGGGTTATGGTGGCTACATATTTGGGTGAATTGGAAATGAATGTACAGTTCAACAAGGATATGAGGTGGACACTCTTTCTGGGATTGTCAACTTCATCCGTACTGTTTAAGGACCGCTATTTCTGATCAGTTAACAATCTCTGTGCTGTGATAAAATATTGAGATACGAACTGATATATCGGCCCAAGGGATAAGAGGACCTTGGGGCGATTTCTCAAAAATACCAGTGATCAGTTCGACAGGCTGTTAGAGGGAACCAGTCACTTCTTTCAGGTACTCGGTTCTGATACAGGTATCAAACAGCTCTTTGGGCATGAACTCTTTTCGTTCTTCCATCCACCCGCTTCTATCTCTTGTGATTTTAACCTGATACCCGTCTTTGCTTTCCCGCAGGATTTCCAGAATTTCTTTCCGGTCGGGGGTTCCCTTGATAGTATACGCCTTCATTTTGAACTCCTTCGAATTGATCCTGAACCTCTTTAGAAAATCAAAAGGTTACAGGAAATAGTAGCTTATTCCCATTATCGGCATTTAATTAAGCGATATTAGCACTGCATATTCTCATTTAGGGCTTGCCTTTTGATTCAGGGTTTGAAAAAATGGCATTCATGCCGGTCATAGCCCTGGGTGGAATCAAACATACAGGAAAATCCACAGTAGGAAAGATAGTTTCAGAAAGACTATCACTCCCCTTCCACGATCTGGATGATCTGATTCTCAAAATTCTTCCCCCTCGATGGACCATCAGAAAATGGTATAAAGAGATGGGTGAGATGGAATTCAAGGCCAAAGAGAAGGAAGCGCTGAGGCATTATCTGGATGAAAATTCAGAGAAGATACGGATACTGGCTCTGGGCGGGGGCACCCTGGAAAATATGGGCGCCCTGAAACTTTTAAAGGATTCGGACACAGAGATTTTCATCCTGAACGAGAGGACCGAGATTCTTTATCAGAGAATCATAGTGAAGGGAATCCCTCCCTTTCTTGATGCATCCGATCCGGAAGGATCCTTCGAAAAGCTCTAC includes these proteins:
- a CDS encoding shikimate kinase translates to MAFMPVIALGGIKHTGKSTVGKIVSERLSLPFHDLDDLILKILPPRWTIRKWYKEMGEMEFKAKEKEALRHYLDENSEKIRILALGGGTLENMGALKLLKDSDTEIFILNERTEILYQRIIVKGIPPFLDASDPEGSFEKLYTKRTKTLLNQGDHIIDIHGLNQQQAAEQVIRLIRSNYGG